In Manis pentadactyla isolate mManPen7 chromosome 3, mManPen7.hap1, whole genome shotgun sequence, a single window of DNA contains:
- the TNFSF8 gene encoding tumor necrosis factor ligand superfamily member 8, with protein sequence MDPGLQQTLNRVAPSQDAMHVPAGSVASHLGTTSRSYFCFTTATLALCLVFAVATIMVLVVQRTDSIPNPPGKFPLKGGNCSEDMLCILERAPFKKSWAYLQVSKHINKSKLSWNKDGIVHGVRYQDGNLVIQFPGWYFIVCQLQFHVKCPEHSVDLKLELLINKDVKKQTLVTVCESGVQTKNIYQNLSQFLLEHLQINTTISVKVDKFQYVDTNTFPLENVLSIFLYSSSD encoded by the exons ATGGACCCAGGGCTGCAGCAAACACTCAACCGAGTGGCCCCTTCTCAGGACGCCATGCATGTGCCAGCTGGCTCCGTGGCCAGCCACTTGGGAACCACCAGCCGCAGTTACTTCTGTTTCACCACGGCCACGTTGGCTCTGTGTCTCGTCTTTGCTGTGGCAACCATCATGGTGTTGGTAGTTCAGAGGACG gACTCCATTCCCAACCCGCCGGGCAAATTTCCCCTTAAAGGAG gaaattGCTCAGAGGACATGCTATGTATCCTGGAAAGGGCTCCATTCAAGAAGTCATGGGCCTACCTCCAAG TGTCAAAGCATATAAACAAAAGCAAGTTGTCTTGGAATAAAGACGGCATTGTCCATGGAGTCAGATATCAGGATGGGAATCTGGTCATCCAGTTCCCAGGTTGGTACTTCATCGTTTGCCAACTGCAATttcatgtgaaatgtccagaacattCTGTTGACCTGAAGTTGGAGCTTCTCATCAACAAAGATGTCAAAAAGCAGACATTGGTGACAGTGTGTGAGTCTGGAGTGCAAACCAAAAACATATATCAGAATCTCTCTCAATTTTTGCTGGAGCACCTCCAGATCAACACCACCATATCAGTCAAGGTGGATAAATTCCAGTATGTGGATACAAACACCTTTCCTCTTGAGAATGTGTTGTCCATCTTCTTATACAGTAGTTCAGACTGA